One Mycobacterium kubicae genomic window carries:
- the embB gene encoding arabinosyltransferase EmbB yields MTVTNHEQTTAAAREPEAPRQLRLTRWVATIAGLIGFVLSVATPLLPVVQTTATLNWPQNGQLGSVTAPLISLTPVDFTATVPCAVVRAMPPTGGVVLGTAPKQGKDANLNALFVVVSSQRVDVTDRNVVILSVPRDQVASPQCERIEVTSTHAGTYATFVGLKDPRGAPVRSGFPDPNLRPQIVGVFTDLTGPAPPGLSVNATIDTRFSTTPTTLKLLAIIGAIVATIVALVALWRLDQLDGHRMRRWIPQNWRTFTLLDGVVVFAFLLWHVIGANSSDDGYILGMARVADRAGYMSNYFRWFGSPEDPFGWYYNLLALMTHVSDSSIWMRLPDLFAGLICWLLLSREVLPRLGPAVAASKPANWAAAMVLLTAWMPFNNGLRPEGIIALGSLVTYVLIERSMRYSRLTPAALAIIAAAFTLGVQPTGLIAVAALVAGGRPILRILVRRHRLVGTLPLVAPMLAAGTVILTVVFVDQTLSTVLEATRVRSKIGPSQAWYTENLRYYYLILPTVDGSLSRRLGFLITALCLFTAVFIMLRRKRVPGVARGPAWRLMGVIFGTMFFLMFTPTKWVHHFGLFAAVGAAMAALTTVLVSPSVLRWSRNRMAFLAALLFMLALCFATTNGWWYVSSYGVPFNSAMPKIAGITVSAMFFALFVFAALYAAWLHFAPRDAGEGRITRALTTAPISLAAGFMALVFVASMGIGIVRQYPTYSNGWSNLRAFTGGCGLADDVLVEPDPNAGFMTPLPGDYGPLGPLGGTNPVGFSPDGVPEHTVAEAIVMKPNQPGTDYDWDAPTKLTSPGINGSTVPLPYQLDPTRVPLAGTYTTGAQQQSRLASAWYQLPKADDGHPLVVITAAGKIAGNSVLHHYTAGQTVQLEYAKPGPGGALVPAGRMVPDDLYGEQPKAWRNLRFAREKMPADAVAVRVVADDLSLTPEDWIAVTPPRVPELRSLQEYVGSTQPVLLDWAVGLAFPCQRPMLHTNGVTEIPKFRITPDYSAKKLDTDTWEDGVNGGLLGITDLLLRAHVMATYLSRDWARDWGSLRKFDTLVDAPPARLDLGTATRSGLWSPGQIRIKP; encoded by the coding sequence ATGACCGTCACCAATCACGAACAAACGACCGCCGCCGCGCGGGAACCCGAGGCGCCGCGCCAGCTGCGCCTGACGCGCTGGGTGGCCACCATTGCCGGCCTGATCGGCTTCGTGCTGTCGGTGGCCACGCCACTGCTGCCGGTCGTGCAGACCACCGCGACGCTCAACTGGCCGCAGAACGGCCAGCTGGGCAGCGTGACCGCGCCGCTGATCTCGCTGACGCCGGTCGACTTCACCGCCACGGTGCCGTGTGCCGTGGTGCGCGCCATGCCGCCGACCGGCGGCGTGGTGCTGGGCACCGCACCCAAACAGGGCAAGGACGCCAACCTCAACGCGCTGTTCGTGGTCGTCAGCAGCCAGCGCGTGGACGTCACCGACCGCAATGTGGTGATCCTGTCGGTGCCGCGGGACCAGGTCGCATCCCCGCAATGCGAGCGCATCGAGGTCACCTCCACGCACGCCGGCACCTACGCCACGTTCGTCGGGCTGAAAGACCCCAGGGGCGCGCCGGTGCGCAGCGGTTTCCCCGACCCCAACCTGCGTCCCCAGATCGTCGGGGTGTTCACCGACCTGACCGGTCCGGCACCGCCCGGGCTGAGCGTCAACGCCACCATCGACACCCGGTTCTCCACCACGCCGACCACGCTGAAACTGCTGGCCATCATCGGGGCGATCGTGGCCACCATCGTCGCGCTGGTGGCCCTGTGGCGCCTGGACCAGCTGGACGGGCACCGGATGCGCCGCTGGATTCCGCAGAACTGGCGCACCTTCACCCTGCTCGACGGCGTGGTGGTGTTCGCGTTCCTGCTCTGGCACGTCATCGGCGCGAACTCCTCCGACGACGGCTACATCCTGGGCATGGCGCGCGTCGCCGACCGCGCCGGCTACATGTCCAACTACTTCCGCTGGTTCGGCAGCCCGGAAGACCCGTTCGGCTGGTACTACAACCTGCTGGCGTTGATGACCCATGTCAGCGACTCCAGCATCTGGATGCGGTTGCCGGACCTGTTCGCCGGCCTGATCTGCTGGCTGCTGCTGTCCCGCGAGGTGCTGCCCCGGCTGGGCCCGGCGGTGGCGGCGAGTAAGCCGGCCAACTGGGCGGCGGCCATGGTGCTGTTGACGGCGTGGATGCCGTTCAACAACGGGCTGCGCCCCGAAGGCATCATCGCGCTCGGCTCGCTGGTCACCTATGTGCTGATCGAACGGTCGATGCGGTACAGCCGGTTGACCCCGGCGGCCCTGGCGATCATTGCCGCCGCCTTCACCCTGGGTGTGCAGCCCACCGGTTTGATCGCGGTGGCCGCGTTGGTGGCCGGTGGCCGTCCCATCCTGCGCATCCTGGTCCGCCGGCACCGGCTGGTCGGCACCTTGCCGTTGGTGGCGCCGATGCTGGCGGCGGGCACGGTGATCCTGACGGTGGTGTTCGTCGACCAGACGCTGTCCACGGTGTTGGAAGCCACCCGGGTGCGCAGCAAGATCGGGCCCAGCCAGGCCTGGTACACCGAGAACCTGCGCTACTACTACCTGATCCTGCCCACCGTCGACGGGTCGTTGTCGCGGCGGCTGGGCTTCTTGATCACCGCGCTGTGCCTGTTTACCGCGGTGTTCATCATGTTGCGCCGCAAACGGGTTCCGGGTGTGGCCCGCGGGCCGGCCTGGCGGCTGATGGGCGTCATCTTCGGCACCATGTTCTTCCTGATGTTCACCCCCACCAAGTGGGTGCACCACTTCGGGCTGTTCGCCGCGGTGGGGGCCGCGATGGCCGCGCTGACGACGGTATTGGTATCGCCATCGGTGTTGCGCTGGTCGCGTAACCGGATGGCGTTCCTGGCCGCGCTGCTGTTCATGCTGGCGCTGTGCTTCGCCACCACCAACGGGTGGTGGTATGTCTCGAGCTACGGCGTCCCGTTCAACAGCGCCATGCCGAAGATCGCCGGAATCACCGTCAGCGCAATGTTTTTCGCGCTGTTCGTGTTCGCGGCGCTGTACGCGGCGTGGTTGCACTTCGCGCCCCGCGACGCCGGGGAAGGGCGGATCACCCGCGCCTTGACCACCGCGCCGATATCGCTGGCGGCGGGCTTCATGGCGCTGGTGTTCGTCGCATCGATGGGCATCGGCATCGTGCGTCAGTACCCGACCTACTCCAACGGCTGGTCCAACCTGCGTGCGTTCACCGGCGGCTGCGGGCTGGCCGACGACGTGCTGGTCGAACCCGATCCCAACGCCGGCTTCATGACCCCGCTACCCGGCGATTACGGACCGCTGGGTCCGCTGGGCGGCACCAACCCCGTCGGCTTCTCGCCCGACGGCGTACCGGAACACACGGTGGCCGAAGCCATCGTGATGAAGCCCAACCAGCCCGGCACCGACTACGACTGGGATGCGCCGACGAAGCTGACATCCCCGGGCATCAACGGGTCGACGGTGCCGCTGCCCTACCAACTCGACCCCACCCGGGTGCCGCTGGCCGGCACCTACACCACCGGCGCGCAGCAACAAAGCCGGCTGGCGTCCGCGTGGTACCAGCTGCCCAAAGCCGACGACGGGCACCCACTGGTGGTGATCACCGCCGCCGGCAAGATCGCGGGCAACAGCGTGCTGCACCACTACACCGCCGGGCAGACCGTGCAGCTGGAATACGCCAAGCCCGGCCCCGGCGGCGCGCTGGTGCCGGCCGGGCGGATGGTGCCCGACGACCTGTACGGCGAGCAGCCCAAGGCGTGGCGCAACCTGCGCTTCGCCCGAGAGAAGATGCCGGCCGACGCCGTGGCGGTGCGGGTGGTGGCTGACGACCTGTCGTTGACCCCGGAGGACTGGATCGCGGTTACCCCGCCGCGGGTGCCCGAGCTGCGTTCACTGCAGGAATACGTGGGATCCACCCAGCCGGTCCTGCTGGACTGGGCGGTCGGCCTGGCCTTCCCGTGCCAGCG